A genomic region of Salvelinus namaycush isolate Seneca chromosome 7, SaNama_1.0, whole genome shotgun sequence contains the following coding sequences:
- the LOC120051154 gene encoding collectin-12-like isoform X2 — protein MKDDFADEEEVQSFGYKRFGIQEGTQCTKCKNEWALKTSIALLYVLCTLLTIAVAVLGYKVVQKVDNVSEGIESYGGKIIAVETDLKKLDDQTGEKSENTTTEIQAFKNNIRALQRQLSEVAERSSSNRAALGRLQDSGLDMQGSQGSIQGLLDANTATLRSVNGTLRAYGGTMEGLQEDTARLQTELQVQVRQQSQALLSIGNLNLTQAQQRGLISALQRSVDDTSQAIQKIRNDFQSLEQTARQTKSDADWLKEKVQNLQVLASNASALAKSNNDSLEDVASQLASLSGQLQNTSSLAENHDQTLREIMDQQRDHDNLTSSKFDQLEIRLDESEGSIDRVTGNISFTTQLLGAINLNLNELRTCAETVGRHSDYLSDLNATVSDVRSDTTTLRSQQDDLVARLDKEVTSLSIIMEEMKLVDSKHSQLITNFTILQGPPGPRGPRGDKGPQGGAGQPGQKGEKGDTGGPGVQGLRGEKGSPGPPGIQGFKGQPGSRGNPGSKGSRGSGGRAGPPGANGEPGTAGIPGRDGQAGPQGPQGPSGDRGQVGPAGAQGPRGPVGPMGAPGPPGLPGLTARPAAAAAVPLVPFSMQSEAPAPTVSAPGCPQEWVGFRDKCYHFSKELHNFDDAKKSCDAQTASMVIINDNDEQKWLQKQTSGKGYFWMGLTDREEENAWRWLDGTEPAFSQWKPGQPDNWSHGHERGEDCAGLIHEGLWNDFFCEDLISYICEKATEFPKNSRIIAPSVEEEEKEEAWLSQRRYDEQH, from the exons tgGTGCAAAAGGTTGACAATGTGTCCGAAGGTATCGAGAGCTATGGGGGGAAGATCATTGCTGTGGAAACAGACTTGAAAAAGCTAG ATGACCAGACTGGGGAGAAGTCGGAGAACACTACCACAGAGATCCAGGCCTTTAAGAACAACATCCGGGCTCTGCAGCGACAGCTGTCTGAGGTGGCAGAGAGGAGCAGCAGTAACCGGGCGGCCCTGGGTCGTCTGCAGGATTCTGGCCTGGACATGCAGGGCAGCCAGGGCTCCATACAGGGTCTGCTGGACGCCAACACGGCCACGCTGAGGTCTGTCAATGGCACCCTGCGGGCCTACGGCGGCACCATGGAGGGTCTTCAGGAGGACACGGCTCGGCTGCAAACGGAGCTCCAGGTGCAGGTTCGGCAGCAGAGCCAGGCCCTGCTGAGCATCGGGAATCTTAACCTCACCCAGGCCCAACAGAGGGGCCTGATCTCGGCTTTGCAGAGATCTGTGGACGACACCAGCCAGGCCATCCAGAAGATCCGAAACGACTTCCAGAGCCTGGAGCAGACGGCCAGGCAGACGAAGTCGGACGCTGATTGGCTGAAGGAGAAGGTGCAGAACCTCCAGGTGCTGGCCTCCAATGCCTCTGCCCTGGCCAAGTCCAACAACGACAGCCTGGAGGACGTGGCATCTCAGCTGGCCTCGCTGTCTGGACAGCTCCAGAACACCTCCAGCCTGGCAGAGAACCACGACCAGACTCTTAGGGAGATCATGGACCAGCAGCGCGACCACGACAACCTCACCTCCTCTAAGTTCGACCAGCTGGAGATACGCCTGGACGAGTCAGAGGGGAGCATCGACCGCGTGACTGGCAACATCAGCTTTACTACCCAACTCCTGGGCGCCATCAACCTGAACCTCAACGAGCTCCGCACCTGCGCTGAGACAGTGGGGCGCCACTCCGACTACCTGTCCGACTTGAATGCCACTGTGTCGGACGTGAGGTCGGACACCACCACACTGAGGTCGCAGCAGGACGACCTGGTGGCCCGCCTGGACAAGGAGGTCACCAGCCTCTCCATCATCATGGAGGAAATGAAGCTGGTAGACAGCAAGCACTCACAGCTCATCACCAACTTCACCATCCTACAGg GTCCACCTGGTCCAAGAGGCCCGCGGGGAGACAAAGGACCCCAGGGAGGAGCCGGTCAGCCCGGTCAGAAAGGGGAGAAAGGGGATACGGGTGGGCCTGGGGTGCAGGGGCTTCGTGGAGAGAAGGGATCTCCAGGACCACCAGGAATACAAGGGTTCAAAGGTCAGCCAGGCTCACGGGGGAACCCAGGTTCAAAGGGCTCCCGAGGGTCAGGGGGCAGGGCAGGACCCCCGGGGGCGAATGGTGAGCCAGGCACTGCTGGGATCCCTGGGAGAGATGGACAGGCCGGTCCTCAGGGGCCACAAGGTCCGTCGGGAGACCGAGGACAGGTGGGGCCAGCTGGGGCACAGGGACCCAGGGGACCGGTGGGGCCCATGGGGGCCCCAGGGCCACCTGGACTGCCAGGACTCACTGCCCgacctgcagcagcagcagcagtgccTTTGGTCCCTTTCTCGATGCAGAGTGAGGCCCCCGCTCCTACTGTGTCAGCCCCAG GTTGTCCTCAAGAGTGGGTTGGCTTCAGAGACAAATGCTATCACTTCTCCAAAGAGCTGCACAACTTTGACGATGCAAAGAAAAGCTGTGATGCCCAGACCGCGTCAATGGTGATCATTAACGATAACGATGAACAG AAATGGCTGCAAAAGCAGACCTCTGGAAAGGGCTACTTCTGGATGGGTCTgacagacagggaggaggagaatgCATGGCGCTGGCTGGATGGAACCGAACCTGCCTTCTC GCAGTGGAAGCCCGGACAGCCAGACAACTGGAGCCACGGGCacgagagaggagaggactgcgCCGGCCTCATCCACGAGGGACTGTGGAATGATTTCTTCTGTGAAGATCTCATCAGCTACATCTGCGAGAAAGCCACGGAGTTTCC CAAAAACTCCAGGATTATAGCACCCTCTgtggaagaagaagaaaaagaagaggcCTGGTTGAGTCAGAGGCGGTATGATGAGCAGCATTAG
- the LOC120051154 gene encoding collectin-12-like isoform X1, giving the protein MPTDDFADEEEVQSFGYKRFGIQEGTQCTKCKNEWALKTSIALLYVLCTLLTIAVAVLGYKVVQKVDNVSEGIESYGGKIIAVETDLKKLDDQTGEKSENTTTEIQAFKNNIRALQRQLSEVAERSSSNRAALGRLQDSGLDMQGSQGSIQGLLDANTATLRSVNGTLRAYGGTMEGLQEDTARLQTELQVQVRQQSQALLSIGNLNLTQAQQRGLISALQRSVDDTSQAIQKIRNDFQSLEQTARQTKSDADWLKEKVQNLQVLASNASALAKSNNDSLEDVASQLASLSGQLQNTSSLAENHDQTLREIMDQQRDHDNLTSSKFDQLEIRLDESEGSIDRVTGNISFTTQLLGAINLNLNELRTCAETVGRHSDYLSDLNATVSDVRSDTTTLRSQQDDLVARLDKEVTSLSIIMEEMKLVDSKHSQLITNFTILQGPPGPRGPRGDKGPQGGAGQPGQKGEKGDTGGPGVQGLRGEKGSPGPPGIQGFKGQPGSRGNPGSKGSRGSGGRAGPPGANGEPGTAGIPGRDGQAGPQGPQGPSGDRGQVGPAGAQGPRGPVGPMGAPGPPGLPGLTARPAAAAAVPLVPFSMQSEAPAPTVSAPGCPQEWVGFRDKCYHFSKELHNFDDAKKSCDAQTASMVIINDNDEQKWLQKQTSGKGYFWMGLTDREEENAWRWLDGTEPAFSQWKPGQPDNWSHGHERGEDCAGLIHEGLWNDFFCEDLISYICEKATEFPKNSRIIAPSVEEEEKEEAWLSQRRYDEQH; this is encoded by the exons tgGTGCAAAAGGTTGACAATGTGTCCGAAGGTATCGAGAGCTATGGGGGGAAGATCATTGCTGTGGAAACAGACTTGAAAAAGCTAG ATGACCAGACTGGGGAGAAGTCGGAGAACACTACCACAGAGATCCAGGCCTTTAAGAACAACATCCGGGCTCTGCAGCGACAGCTGTCTGAGGTGGCAGAGAGGAGCAGCAGTAACCGGGCGGCCCTGGGTCGTCTGCAGGATTCTGGCCTGGACATGCAGGGCAGCCAGGGCTCCATACAGGGTCTGCTGGACGCCAACACGGCCACGCTGAGGTCTGTCAATGGCACCCTGCGGGCCTACGGCGGCACCATGGAGGGTCTTCAGGAGGACACGGCTCGGCTGCAAACGGAGCTCCAGGTGCAGGTTCGGCAGCAGAGCCAGGCCCTGCTGAGCATCGGGAATCTTAACCTCACCCAGGCCCAACAGAGGGGCCTGATCTCGGCTTTGCAGAGATCTGTGGACGACACCAGCCAGGCCATCCAGAAGATCCGAAACGACTTCCAGAGCCTGGAGCAGACGGCCAGGCAGACGAAGTCGGACGCTGATTGGCTGAAGGAGAAGGTGCAGAACCTCCAGGTGCTGGCCTCCAATGCCTCTGCCCTGGCCAAGTCCAACAACGACAGCCTGGAGGACGTGGCATCTCAGCTGGCCTCGCTGTCTGGACAGCTCCAGAACACCTCCAGCCTGGCAGAGAACCACGACCAGACTCTTAGGGAGATCATGGACCAGCAGCGCGACCACGACAACCTCACCTCCTCTAAGTTCGACCAGCTGGAGATACGCCTGGACGAGTCAGAGGGGAGCATCGACCGCGTGACTGGCAACATCAGCTTTACTACCCAACTCCTGGGCGCCATCAACCTGAACCTCAACGAGCTCCGCACCTGCGCTGAGACAGTGGGGCGCCACTCCGACTACCTGTCCGACTTGAATGCCACTGTGTCGGACGTGAGGTCGGACACCACCACACTGAGGTCGCAGCAGGACGACCTGGTGGCCCGCCTGGACAAGGAGGTCACCAGCCTCTCCATCATCATGGAGGAAATGAAGCTGGTAGACAGCAAGCACTCACAGCTCATCACCAACTTCACCATCCTACAGg GTCCACCTGGTCCAAGAGGCCCGCGGGGAGACAAAGGACCCCAGGGAGGAGCCGGTCAGCCCGGTCAGAAAGGGGAGAAAGGGGATACGGGTGGGCCTGGGGTGCAGGGGCTTCGTGGAGAGAAGGGATCTCCAGGACCACCAGGAATACAAGGGTTCAAAGGTCAGCCAGGCTCACGGGGGAACCCAGGTTCAAAGGGCTCCCGAGGGTCAGGGGGCAGGGCAGGACCCCCGGGGGCGAATGGTGAGCCAGGCACTGCTGGGATCCCTGGGAGAGATGGACAGGCCGGTCCTCAGGGGCCACAAGGTCCGTCGGGAGACCGAGGACAGGTGGGGCCAGCTGGGGCACAGGGACCCAGGGGACCGGTGGGGCCCATGGGGGCCCCAGGGCCACCTGGACTGCCAGGACTCACTGCCCgacctgcagcagcagcagcagtgccTTTGGTCCCTTTCTCGATGCAGAGTGAGGCCCCCGCTCCTACTGTGTCAGCCCCAG GTTGTCCTCAAGAGTGGGTTGGCTTCAGAGACAAATGCTATCACTTCTCCAAAGAGCTGCACAACTTTGACGATGCAAAGAAAAGCTGTGATGCCCAGACCGCGTCAATGGTGATCATTAACGATAACGATGAACAG AAATGGCTGCAAAAGCAGACCTCTGGAAAGGGCTACTTCTGGATGGGTCTgacagacagggaggaggagaatgCATGGCGCTGGCTGGATGGAACCGAACCTGCCTTCTC GCAGTGGAAGCCCGGACAGCCAGACAACTGGAGCCACGGGCacgagagaggagaggactgcgCCGGCCTCATCCACGAGGGACTGTGGAATGATTTCTTCTGTGAAGATCTCATCAGCTACATCTGCGAGAAAGCCACGGAGTTTCC CAAAAACTCCAGGATTATAGCACCCTCTgtggaagaagaagaaaaagaagaggcCTGGTTGAGTCAGAGGCGGTATGATGAGCAGCATTAG